Proteins encoded in a region of the Bombiscardovia apis genome:
- a CDS encoding FtsK/SpoIIIE family DNA translocase, with amino-acid sequence MTRKNASDKNNSRSRAQTKGRGSSAGSRNRSTDSNEPAVESGWHKVLLWLPRTLGKGVRALTGGEQYDPAYSKDGLCFLLLIGAILFCASEWFRVDGPLGRGLHFIASAALGLPSVILPLVLMWAFWRLTAYSGKGSGNGHSLGGLFLLLWSVCSVLDIVMASSTRRFDLGQVRRSGGLLGFAIGSPLAWGLSKVFATIIFVVLALFSLLLVLNVHIDSLIAPLASYLGAHKSEEGDSAEGDDELYPNEVRVGEDTLAFAPGVPSHNDDDHSSEQTQSRPQSAQGNWFKRLFHRKNKGQGGAGLDHYEADDPFDRAAQIHGEADETQLEVDPEPTIDFGGQTADIAMPTQATEFIATGYSPADLEPESPAQESNEPAISEEELSGVGSSDPWAAAAAAAQQLEEGSAPNSEAVADQTPGPSSDDGEGERPIETANLTPYVLPSNDLLVRGKPHAARTQANDSVIKALQSTFHQFDVDAKVVGFLRGPSVTQYEVELGHGVKVEKVTNLQRNIAYAVASSDVRILSPIPGKSAIGIEIPNVDREIVHLGDVLRSQEAQSEDNPMLSAVGKDVEGHYVTADLTKMPHLLVAGATGSGKSSFVNSMLTSVIMRATPEQVRLILVDPKRVELSAYAGIPHLLTPIITDPKKAAQALEWVVKEMDARYDDLQFFGFRHVKDFNQAVRAGKVHAPAGSNRKVAPYPYLLVVVDEMADLMMVAKNDVESSIQRITQLARAAGVHLVLATQRPSVDVVTGLIKANIPSRLAFATSSSTDSRVILDATGAETLIGQGDALFLPMGQAKPARVQGAWVSESEIRKAVDFVRTQRKPQYRQDIEQMAQTQDKKKEVAEDIGDDMDELLQAAELVITNQFGSTSMLQRKLRVGFARAGRLMDLLESRGIVGPSEGSKAREVLIQPSQLQEALAFIRGDASSIGEA; translated from the coding sequence ATGACACGTAAGAACGCCTCAGATAAAAACAACTCTCGTTCCCGGGCTCAGACCAAAGGGCGCGGTTCGAGTGCGGGTTCACGCAACCGAAGTACAGACAGCAATGAGCCAGCAGTAGAGTCCGGTTGGCATAAGGTACTGCTGTGGTTGCCGCGAACGCTGGGCAAAGGTGTACGCGCTCTCACTGGTGGCGAGCAGTACGATCCGGCCTATAGTAAAGATGGTTTGTGCTTCCTACTGCTTATCGGAGCTATCCTATTCTGTGCCTCTGAGTGGTTCCGGGTAGACGGACCATTGGGGCGTGGTCTTCACTTCATCGCTTCCGCTGCTCTGGGCTTGCCTAGTGTCATCCTGCCCCTAGTCTTGATGTGGGCTTTCTGGAGGTTGACTGCATATTCGGGCAAAGGCTCGGGTAATGGGCACTCCTTGGGTGGCCTGTTCTTGCTCCTATGGTCGGTTTGCTCCGTTCTCGATATTGTCATGGCTTCCTCGACTCGCCGTTTTGATTTGGGACAGGTACGCCGCTCCGGCGGTCTTTTAGGATTTGCTATCGGATCGCCTCTGGCCTGGGGGCTTTCCAAGGTATTTGCCACGATTATTTTCGTAGTCTTAGCGCTGTTTTCACTTCTGCTAGTCCTCAACGTTCATATCGATTCACTCATTGCTCCTCTTGCCTCTTATCTCGGCGCGCACAAGAGCGAGGAAGGTGACAGTGCAGAGGGCGACGATGAACTCTATCCCAACGAGGTTAGAGTAGGCGAGGATACGCTTGCTTTCGCACCGGGTGTGCCTTCTCACAACGACGATGACCACAGTAGTGAGCAGACTCAATCTCGGCCGCAATCTGCTCAGGGCAACTGGTTCAAACGGCTCTTCCACCGTAAGAACAAGGGGCAGGGAGGAGCTGGTCTGGACCATTACGAGGCAGATGACCCCTTCGACAGGGCTGCTCAAATTCATGGTGAGGCCGATGAAACCCAGCTTGAGGTCGACCCTGAGCCGACAATAGACTTCGGCGGGCAAACTGCCGATATCGCAATGCCTACACAAGCCACTGAGTTTATAGCAACTGGGTATTCGCCCGCCGATCTCGAGCCTGAGTCTCCTGCGCAGGAAAGCAATGAGCCTGCCATCAGCGAGGAAGAACTGTCGGGCGTTGGCTCCAGTGATCCTTGGGCTGCTGCCGCTGCTGCTGCTCAACAGCTTGAAGAAGGTAGTGCTCCCAATAGCGAAGCTGTCGCGGACCAAACACCTGGCCCTAGCAGTGATGATGGTGAAGGGGAGCGGCCTATAGAGACGGCCAACCTGACTCCTTACGTGTTGCCGTCGAACGATTTGCTGGTCCGTGGTAAACCTCACGCAGCTAGAACCCAGGCCAACGACAGTGTTATTAAGGCCTTGCAATCCACCTTCCATCAGTTCGATGTTGACGCAAAGGTGGTAGGTTTCTTACGCGGACCTTCAGTGACCCAATACGAGGTTGAGCTTGGTCATGGTGTCAAGGTTGAAAAAGTCACCAACTTACAGCGCAATATCGCCTATGCTGTGGCCAGTTCAGACGTGCGTATCCTTTCGCCAATCCCAGGAAAGTCAGCTATTGGCATTGAAATCCCTAACGTAGATAGGGAAATTGTGCACTTGGGCGATGTCTTGCGCTCCCAAGAGGCCCAGTCCGAAGATAATCCCATGCTCTCTGCTGTTGGGAAAGATGTAGAAGGTCACTACGTTACCGCCGATTTGACTAAGATGCCCCACTTGCTGGTGGCAGGCGCTACGGGTTCTGGTAAGTCATCATTTGTGAACTCCATGCTCACTTCGGTGATTATGAGGGCTACTCCTGAGCAGGTTCGCCTCATCTTGGTCGATCCTAAGCGCGTGGAGCTTTCCGCTTATGCCGGTATTCCTCACCTTCTGACCCCCATCATTACTGACCCTAAGAAGGCTGCTCAGGCTCTGGAATGGGTGGTTAAAGAGATGGACGCTCGCTATGATGACTTGCAATTCTTTGGTTTCCGCCACGTTAAAGACTTCAACCAAGCAGTGCGCGCCGGTAAAGTCCATGCGCCCGCTGGCTCTAACCGCAAGGTAGCGCCATACCCCTATTTGTTGGTTGTCGTCGACGAGATGGCCGACCTGATGATGGTCGCCAAAAATGATGTGGAAAGCTCTATCCAGCGCATTACCCAGTTAGCTCGCGCTGCTGGTGTGCATCTGGTGTTGGCTACCCAGCGCCCTTCGGTCGATGTGGTTACCGGTCTGATTAAGGCTAATATCCCCTCCCGCTTGGCCTTCGCCACTTCCTCTTCTACAGATTCACGAGTTATTTTGGATGCCACTGGAGCTGAAACCCTTATCGGCCAAGGTGATGCGCTCTTCCTTCCTATGGGGCAGGCTAAGCCCGCTCGTGTGCAAGGTGCTTGGGTCTCTGAATCAGAGATTCGTAAGGCCGTTGATTTTGTACGCACTCAGCGTAAACCTCAGTACCGGCAAGATATCGAGCAAATGGCACAGACGCAAGACAAGAAAAAAGAAGTCGCTGAAGACATTGGCGACGATATGGACGAGCTCTTGCAAGCTGCCGAGCTGGTTATTACTAATCAGTTCGGTTCCACTTCCATGCTGCAGCGCAAACTCAGGGTCGGTTTCGCGCGCGCGGGTCGTTTGATGGATCTGTTGGAATCTCGTGGTATTGTAGGCCCCTCGGAAGGTTCTAAAGCGCGTGAAGTGCTAATACAACCTTCGCAGCTACAAGAGGCTTTGGCCTTTATTCGTGGCGACGCTTCATCTATTGGAGAGGCGTGA
- a CDS encoding MerR family transcriptional regulator codes for MDSSTLTLAPVRHTIKEASLISGLPESTLRYYEDIGIIGPIERDISSGHRAYNDEDVDLLLAISCLNATGMPLNNMREYLENRAKGAQGAEREVELLAVQAERLDRELEELQLRRKYVDVKTHYWQAIGREDYQEAQDVLDRGESVIEALRAFARQRKSSRLQA; via the coding sequence ATGGATTCATCTACGCTTACTCTTGCTCCGGTCCGACACACGATTAAAGAGGCATCCCTTATCTCAGGATTGCCTGAATCGACGCTGCGTTATTACGAAGATATAGGTATCATAGGGCCGATTGAACGCGACATAAGCAGTGGACACCGAGCTTACAATGACGAAGATGTGGATTTGCTGCTTGCCATTTCTTGTCTGAATGCCACAGGCATGCCCCTCAACAATATGCGTGAATATCTGGAGAACCGTGCTAAGGGCGCTCAAGGAGCTGAACGTGAGGTTGAGTTACTGGCCGTGCAAGCTGAGCGCTTAGATCGTGAGCTCGAAGAATTGCAGTTGCGTCGAAAGTATGTGGACGTGAAAACTCACTACTGGCAGGCCATAGGGCGAGAAGATTACCAAGAGGCGCAGGATGTATTAGACAGGGGGGAAAGCGTCATTGAAGCATTGCGGGCTTTCGCTCGCCAACGCAAAAGTTCTCGTTTGCAGGCATAA
- the miaA gene encoding tRNA (adenosine(37)-N6)-dimethylallyltransferase MiaA — protein MLCNTESMTQESSGERAGESEPRVISIVGPTASGKTSLGIQLAQAFAKRGESAEIINADAYQMYRGLDIGTAKPSLEECEAVPHHLIDIVEPEEVMSVARFQELARQCIRELQSRGVRPILVGGSGLYARAAIDDISFPGTDPAVRQRLEERVKHEGAGKLFVELQERDPQAAEHMDPRNERRTIRALEVMEITGKPYSASLPHYRYVIDSVQIGLDLDRDELDKRIGLRTELMRSKGFIEEVQSMRSRLGETSARALGYEQVEAYLDGQISQDEAFDLIAQKTRRLARKQMGWFGRDPRIHWLNALSSNLIEQALVLVDEADRGAFDVIDAQAQTRVARHPLGSVVSA, from the coding sequence ATGTTGTGCAACACTGAATCGATGACGCAAGAGTCTTCAGGAGAGCGAGCGGGGGAGAGTGAGCCGCGCGTTATCTCCATTGTGGGGCCAACAGCTTCGGGCAAGACATCACTTGGAATCCAGCTGGCACAAGCTTTCGCCAAGCGTGGAGAATCGGCTGAAATTATCAACGCAGACGCCTATCAGATGTATCGAGGACTCGACATCGGCACCGCTAAGCCAAGTCTTGAGGAGTGCGAAGCGGTCCCTCACCACCTGATAGATATAGTTGAGCCGGAAGAAGTAATGAGTGTGGCTCGCTTCCAAGAGTTGGCTCGCCAGTGCATTCGCGAACTGCAATCTCGCGGCGTGCGGCCGATTCTGGTCGGAGGCTCAGGTTTGTATGCTCGAGCTGCAATTGACGATATAAGCTTTCCGGGCACCGACCCAGCCGTACGCCAGCGGTTAGAAGAGCGGGTAAAGCATGAAGGCGCGGGCAAGCTGTTTGTAGAGCTGCAAGAGCGAGACCCACAGGCTGCTGAACATATGGACCCTAGAAACGAGCGCCGAACTATCCGGGCTCTGGAAGTGATGGAAATTACGGGGAAGCCTTACTCAGCATCCTTGCCCCACTATCGCTATGTGATTGACTCTGTGCAAATTGGCCTAGACTTAGACCGCGATGAACTCGACAAAAGGATTGGCTTACGAACTGAACTCATGCGCAGTAAGGGGTTCATTGAGGAAGTACAATCTATGCGCTCGCGTTTGGGAGAAACTTCGGCACGAGCCTTGGGCTATGAACAGGTCGAGGCCTATTTGGATGGCCAGATAAGTCAAGATGAGGCCTTCGATCTTATTGCGCAGAAGACCCGGCGCTTAGCCCGCAAGCAGATGGGCTGGTTCGGCCGAGATCCACGCATTCATTGGCTTAATGCTCTTAGCTCCAACCTTATAGAGCAAGCCTTGGTTCTGGTTGATGAAGCTGACCGCGGTGCTTTTGATGTTATAGATGCGCAGGCGCAAACCAGGGTGGCCAGACATCCTCTTGGATCCGTAGTAAGTGCCTGA
- the miaB gene encoding tRNA (N6-isopentenyl adenosine(37)-C2)-methylthiotransferase MiaB, whose translation MNEGMMTQGERQMNFGPQSSEDRGQGLYYVHTLGCQMNVHDSERIAGVLEAQGYRPASQEQVEARDLDVMVLNTCAVRENASKRMYGTIGKWAHLKRLNPQAQIAVGGCMAQKDREQIARRAPWVDAVFGTKNIEVLPELLQQARVRQSSQVQVSDQLSLFPSDLPTVRTSKTSSWVSISVGCNNTCTFCIVPAVRGRERDRPIADVLAEVNRCVEAGAKEVTLLGQNVNSYGYSMGDRYAFPKLLRACGSIPGLERVRFTSPHPAAFTDEVIEAMAQTPNVMHQLHMPLQSGSDRILRAMRRSYRKDRYLSVLSKVRQAMPDAQITSDIIVGFPGESEEDFQETLDVVEQVRFSSAYTFQYSPRPGTPAALMEQLPKELVQERFERLLALQERITQEGLDAFVGRDVEVMVSGQHGRRDENTHRMTGRERGGILVHVGVPEGKSELAVGDLVTCTVTESGKHFLVADPKPERGQTYVVQH comes from the coding sequence ATGAACGAAGGCATGATGACGCAAGGCGAACGTCAGATGAACTTTGGCCCCCAATCAAGCGAAGATAGGGGTCAAGGTCTCTACTATGTGCACACATTAGGCTGTCAGATGAATGTGCATGATTCCGAGCGCATCGCAGGCGTTTTGGAAGCCCAAGGCTACCGGCCAGCCAGCCAAGAGCAGGTCGAAGCTCGAGATCTCGACGTGATGGTGCTCAACACTTGCGCGGTGAGGGAAAATGCCAGTAAACGCATGTATGGCACCATAGGCAAGTGGGCCCATCTCAAACGACTCAATCCTCAGGCGCAAATAGCGGTTGGCGGCTGCATGGCTCAAAAGGATCGGGAACAGATTGCTCGTCGAGCTCCTTGGGTCGACGCAGTGTTCGGCACGAAAAATATTGAAGTATTGCCAGAGCTCTTGCAGCAGGCCCGTGTCAGGCAGAGCTCACAGGTTCAAGTAAGTGACCAGCTCTCGCTCTTCCCCTCAGACCTGCCGACTGTACGCACCTCGAAGACTTCCTCGTGGGTCTCCATTTCGGTAGGGTGCAACAATACGTGCACCTTCTGCATAGTTCCGGCAGTACGAGGTAGGGAGCGAGACCGCCCTATTGCGGATGTTTTAGCAGAGGTAAATCGTTGCGTTGAAGCCGGAGCTAAGGAAGTAACCCTGCTGGGGCAGAATGTGAATTCCTACGGCTATTCCATGGGAGACCGTTATGCTTTCCCCAAGCTGCTACGGGCTTGTGGCAGCATTCCTGGCTTAGAGCGAGTACGCTTTACTTCTCCTCATCCGGCGGCTTTCACCGACGAAGTCATCGAAGCTATGGCTCAAACTCCTAATGTGATGCACCAGCTTCATATGCCCTTACAATCAGGCAGTGATCGGATTTTGCGTGCTATGCGGCGCTCTTATCGCAAGGATCGCTATCTCTCTGTGCTCTCCAAGGTCCGTCAGGCCATGCCCGATGCGCAGATTACCAGCGATATTATCGTGGGCTTCCCTGGCGAAAGCGAGGAAGATTTCCAAGAGACCTTAGACGTGGTGGAGCAAGTCCGTTTCTCTTCTGCCTACACTTTCCAGTATTCGCCCAGACCAGGCACCCCAGCAGCGCTTATGGAGCAGCTGCCCAAGGAGCTCGTGCAGGAGCGATTCGAGCGACTGCTGGCCTTGCAGGAGCGCATTACCCAAGAAGGGCTTGATGCTTTCGTGGGTAGAGACGTGGAAGTGATGGTTTCTGGGCAGCATGGTCGTCGAGATGAGAATACTCACCGAATGACAGGGCGCGAGCGCGGTGGCATCTTGGTACACGTGGGTGTACCGGAAGGGAAGAGCGAGCTAGCTGTTGGAGATCTTGTGACTTGCACCGTAACTGAATCGGGTAAACATTTTTTGGTTGCAGATCCAAAGCCTGAGCGGGGGCAAACGTATGTTGTGCAACACTGA
- a CDS encoding GTP pyrophosphokinase: protein MILERGSAVNTSEIRQRLETLDSQHLANLSAGEMVEFVDLMQVYEGAMREISTKLEVLDTEFQVQFSHNPIHHMERRLKTANSLIGKLERKELPITVESVKDHIFDVAGIRVICNYRDDVYSVSRYLSDQSDIQVLRVKDYIRNPKQNGYRSLHIIYAVPVFLTSGPHYTPVEVQFRTIAMDYWASLEHQLRYKSDLPDARLAEHSQTLLDCARSLQNVEVQMQSIHRDISGSPQEQESDDEMLEHLRSLGEEQRGKGNS from the coding sequence GTGATTCTCGAACGCGGCAGTGCGGTCAACACATCCGAGATACGGCAACGCTTAGAAACTCTCGACAGCCAACACTTGGCGAATTTATCAGCCGGAGAAATGGTTGAGTTCGTTGATTTGATGCAGGTTTACGAGGGCGCCATGCGCGAGATCTCAACCAAACTCGAAGTTTTAGACACCGAGTTCCAAGTGCAGTTTTCGCACAACCCCATCCATCACATGGAACGGCGGTTAAAGACCGCGAATTCGCTCATTGGCAAGCTGGAACGCAAGGAACTACCAATCACCGTCGAATCGGTAAAAGACCATATCTTTGACGTCGCCGGTATTCGAGTGATTTGCAACTATCGAGACGATGTCTACTCCGTTTCGCGATATCTTTCCGACCAATCCGACATCCAAGTCTTACGGGTCAAAGACTACATCCGCAACCCCAAGCAAAACGGATACCGCAGTCTGCATATTATTTACGCAGTACCAGTCTTCCTCACTTCTGGCCCTCATTACACGCCTGTGGAGGTCCAGTTCCGCACTATCGCTATGGATTACTGGGCCAGTTTGGAACATCAGCTGCGCTACAAATCAGACCTGCCCGATGCCCGCCTTGCTGAGCATTCACAAACCCTGCTAGACTGCGCCCGCTCTCTGCAAAATGTCGAAGTACAAATGCAGTCCATCCACCGCGATATTTCTGGTTCTCCCCAAGAGCAGGAAAGTGATGATGAGATGCTTGAACATTTGCGAAGTTTAGGGGAAGAACAGCGCGGCAAAGGCAATAGCTAG
- a CDS encoding aldo/keto reductase, with protein MQADMQQPMVKLNNGVSIPQLGLGVFQTPDGSETVDAVRWALQAGYRHIDTARAYKNEASVGQGIRESGLKRRDVFVTTKLWNDAIRAGRTRQAFEESLDLLGTDYIDLYLIHWPAQGWQKAWEAMEELYNERRVRAIGVCNFEQHHLEELHSISSLKPVVNQIESSPIFTNQELVDYCHGNLRVDVEAWSPLGGSGTHLLSNSKLAEIGEKYSKSAAQVVIRWHLQRGVIVIPKSTHQERIEQNFDVFDFELSDEDMAAIAALNTGKRVGADPNNFNF; from the coding sequence ATGCAAGCAGATATGCAGCAGCCTATGGTGAAACTCAACAATGGCGTGTCTATACCTCAATTAGGTCTGGGCGTCTTCCAAACTCCGGATGGTAGTGAAACAGTTGACGCGGTGCGCTGGGCTCTGCAAGCTGGGTACCGCCATATTGACACCGCCCGCGCATACAAAAACGAGGCATCAGTGGGGCAGGGCATTCGCGAGTCGGGCTTAAAGCGTAGAGATGTGTTCGTGACCACCAAACTGTGGAATGATGCCATACGGGCGGGGCGAACCCGGCAGGCTTTCGAGGAGAGCTTGGATTTACTGGGCACTGATTACATTGATCTCTATCTCATCCATTGGCCGGCGCAAGGCTGGCAGAAGGCGTGGGAGGCAATGGAAGAACTCTATAATGAGCGCCGGGTGCGGGCTATCGGAGTATGCAATTTTGAGCAACACCATCTTGAGGAATTGCATTCGATTTCCTCGCTCAAGCCGGTGGTAAACCAAATTGAGTCTTCGCCTATCTTCACTAATCAAGAGCTGGTTGATTACTGCCACGGCAACTTGCGTGTTGATGTGGAGGCTTGGAGCCCGCTGGGCGGCAGCGGAACCCATCTCTTAAGTAATTCAAAGCTCGCTGAAATTGGCGAGAAATACAGCAAGTCAGCTGCGCAGGTAGTGATTCGCTGGCACTTACAGCGTGGGGTTATCGTTATACCTAAGTCCACTCACCAAGAGCGCATTGAGCAGAATTTTGACGTGTTCGATTTTGAGCTTTCTGATGAAGATATGGCTGCCATTGCTGCTTTGAACACGGGCAAGCGCGTTGGGGCAGACCCGAATAACTTCAACTTCTAG